From a single Brettanomyces bruxellensis chromosome 5, complete sequence genomic region:
- a CDS encoding uncharacterized protein (BUSCO:EOG09261CWO), whose translation MISRRRRSSIHEQFLGHRRRRGSTVESIATNVPTIEIVGNANAHLGYRRNRSNSMSILETKMKLNNETFEHDGLMLYPFSKLERDELWLKETETLESDLSIDVTDEISLENFQLQDVSNFQRYLKFILHENTYFENEVDEIAESLDELLTINDQVGKQTGDFKGKSDSLVSDLEILSNLQKKLSEKLQYFESLDDIVQTLNTSSSGSIVLQQDFRKTILVSLDQSIKFVNDPNNSKFKEIDLYKLRFKQCMIRALTLLRNYINSHIRRTQQLIEQKVKAQGNTADTNSSTSSKIMIDALIYKEFIESLVPISDLFKELYKRGFVDSDDSNEYFGLLNDCYNQYFSSRNRLLSYVPIKYDEIINKCNHTNQAVQSCLTRFNKMLQQESRVFHKLFYLSPSELVPPLDNTTNAMAMNKFFQGLMDPLYETIRKRLLSETNIGELCEIISILESFFEQDDTAIERSVTMSGTDDFESGNDIDYENLLRQLFEDVQSRLVFRIRRYIDGNVVNYKRTGKEMAIGFRRKNSHSQGMDSELDISAKGNLSDGSIITTNSEFPVDTSLIYPPVVKSVKLLSKIYQLVSQNVFNTLANSIVHLAIESLRNAFDGDISLDSKLYEIRNMMFLKDYISTFEVDGSTKEIALDFSGLRKLYHRITGRKDNRTDRSILSSAESNNPFFAAMPRVVTTYFNCKVEIQENLKDVIRKFIDIVKQVFVQPLSDYSEKTDLATTTSTFMSVLESELPRLGPQINNYISDQQTTYALIDGVQGEVINAYEAFYKKACDLNKDSEQLKILPSEEDVISTWGSIIGEMMNKMDIERSEVGSRPDGSVAGST comes from the coding sequence ATGATTAGCCGGAGGCGAAGATCAAGTATTCATGAGCAGTTTTTAGGCCATAGAAGGAGAAGGGGCTCAACTGTTGAATCAATTGCGACTAATGTTCCGACAATTGAAATTGTGGGAAATGCTAATGCACATTTAGGATATAGAAGGAACAGATCAAACTCAATGAGCATATTAGAAACCAAAATGAAGTTAAACAATGAAACTTTTGAACATGATGGGCTTATGCTATATCCATTTTCCAAACTGGAACGAGATGAACTTTGGCTTAAAGAGACAGAAACATTGGAAAGTGATCTCAGCATTGACGTTACAGATGAGATTAGCTTAGAGAATTTCCAATTACAAGATGTTTCGAATTTTCAAAGgtatttgaaatttattttgcatGAGAATACATATTTTGAGAATGAGGTTGATGAGATCGCAGAAAGCCTCGATGAGCTGTTAACAATTAATGATCAGGTGGGGAAACAAACTGGAGatttcaaaggaaaatcaGATTCACTAGTTTCTGATCTTGAAATACTTTCGAATTTACAGAAGAAGCTCTCCGAGAAGCTTCAATACTTTGAATCACTGGATGATATTGTACAAACATTGAATACCTCAAGTTCTGGATCAATTGTACTTCAACAGGATTTCAGGAAAACTATTTTAGTTTCCTTGGATCAATCGATAAAGTTTGTGAATGACCCTAATAACAGTAAATTTAAGGAAATCGATCTTTACAAATTGAGATTCAAGCAATGCATGATAAGGGCATTAACCCTTCTACGAAACTATATTAATTCCCATATAAGGCGGACACAGCAGTTAATTGAGCAAAAGGTCAAAGCACAAGGAAATACTGCTGATACTAATTCATCAACGTCGTCAAAAATTATGATTGATGCATTAATATACAAGGAATTTATAGAGTCATTAGTCCCTATATCTGATCTATTTAAGGAGCTATATAAACGTGGTTTTGTTGATTCTGATGATTCCAACGAGTACTTTGGCTTATTGAATGATTGTTATAACCagtatttttcatctcgAAACAGACTTCTTTCATACGTGCCAATTAAGTACGATGAAATCATAAATAAATGCAATCATACCAACCAGGCTGTCCAGTCTTGCTTGACACGCTTCAATAAAATGCTGCAGCAGGAAAGTCGGGTTTTTCACAAGTTGTTTTACCTTTCACCATCTGAATTAGTTCCTCCTCTTGATAATACTACAAACGCCATGGCAATGAACAAATTCTTTCAAGGGCTGATGGATCCTCTTTATGAAACAATCCGCAAACGGTTATTGTCGGAGACTAATATTGGAGAGCTTTGCGAGATAATCAGTATTTTAGAAAGCTTCTTTGAACAGGATGATACCGCCATAGAGAGATCCGTTACGATGTCAGGCACGGATGATTTTGAAAGTGGAAATGATATCGATTATGAGAATTTACTTAGACAACTGTTTGAGGATGTTCAATCACGTCTTGTCTTTAGGATTCGGCGCTACATAGATGGAAATGTGGTTAATTACAAACGTACGGGAAAGGAAATGGCAATTGGCtttagaagaaaaaattccCATTCTCAAGGCATGGATTCAGAGTTAGATATAAGTGCTAAGGGTAACTTATCCGATGGGAGTATAATAACAACGAACTCGGAATTTCCTGTCGATACTTCGTTGATTTACCCGCCTGTTGTGAAGTCGGTCAAACTTCTCAGTAAAATATATCAACTTGTGAGTCAGAATGTCTTTAACACCCTTGCGAACTCGATTGTTCATTTAGCGATTGAATCGTTGAGAAATGCGTTTGATGGTGATATTTCTCTAGATTCAAAGCTTTACGAGATCCGAAACATGATGTTTCTGAAAGACTACATTTCCACCTTTGAAGTGGACGGTTCTACGAAGGAAATCGCATTGGACTTTAGTGGATTGAGAAAGCTGTATCATAGAATAACTGGTAGAAAAGATAACAGGACTGACAGGAGCATTTTGAGTTCGGCTGAAAGTAATAATCCGTTCTTTGCTGCAATGCCTCGAGTGGTCACTACATATTTCAATTGCAAAGTAGAAATTCAGGAGAATCTAAAAGATGTGATTCGGAAATTTATTGACATTGTGAAACAGGTATTCGTTCAGCCTTTATCTGACTATTCAGAGAAAACAGATTTGGCAACAACAACGAGCACTTTTATGTCAGTGTTAGAATCAGAGCTTCCTAGGTTAGGACCTCAGATAAACAACTATATTTCCGACCAACAGACCACATATGCTCTTATCGATGGGGTGCAGGGTGAAGTTATTAATGCTTATGAGGCTTTctataaaaaagcatgcGACTTGAATAAAGACAGCGAGCAGTTAAAAATTCTTCCAAGTGAGGAAGACGTGATTTCAACATGGGGGTCCATTATCGGAGAGATGATGAATAAGATGGATATAGAGAGATCTGAGGTTGGGTCGCGACCAGATGGCTCTGTTGCAGGTTCAACATAG
- the TFB5 gene encoding TFIIH complex subunit tfb5, with translation MARAIKGSLVQCDPSIKALIVNIDAEYKDIVIEELDDTHLLVDPAKIPFIKRELNILLSKNMYNPDDEVQVS, from the coding sequence ATGGCTAGAGCAATTAAAGGGAGCTTGGTTCAGTGTGACCCTTCTATAAAGGCGCTAATTGTGAATATTGATGCAGAATACAAGGATATTGTGATTGAAGAACTTGACGACACTCATCTTCTTGTCGATCCGGCAAAGATTCCATTCATAAAGAGGGAATTAAACATTTTATTGTCGAAGAACATGTACAATCCTGACGACGAGGTACAGGTTTCATAG